A window from Primulina eburnea isolate SZY01 chromosome 2, ASM2296580v1, whole genome shotgun sequence encodes these proteins:
- the LOC140824481 gene encoding small ribosomal subunit protein eS27y-like, producing the protein MVLSNDIDLLNPPAELEKRKHKLKRLVQSPNSFFMDVKCQGCFNITTVFSHSQSVVVCGNCQTVLCQPTGGRARLTEGCSFRRKGD; encoded by the exons ATG GTTCTCTCAAACGATATTGATTTGTTGAATCCGCCGGCTGAGCTTGAAAAGAGGAAGCATAAGCTCAAGCGTCTGGTCCAATCCCCAAATTCATTCTTCATG GATGTGAAGTGTCAGGGTTGCTTTAACAT AACCACGGTTTTTAGCCATTCGCAGTCGGTGGTGGTGTGCGGCAACTGTCAGACTGTGTTGTGTCAACCAACTGGCGGGCGTGCGAGGCTCACAGAGGGATGTTCCTTCCGGAGAAAGGGAGACTAA
- the LOC140819643 gene encoding uncharacterized protein isoform X1 codes for MAKSSSSRFVFRYFHHIASKLAPGNPTTSGISNFITKNPKTIQNPAFSTWSSNSYRAYISSSPTFTKLYGNLDPDVRLLLNRSNLGFRFFSSKNYETGSKKITEKVRNPGATVKKAVTRYREAGRLQIEAFWKRNYLVILGAAGLVVCILLWRVLFGIANMFIGFSEGMAKYGFLALSSAIVAFAGLYVRARFTVNPDTVYRMAMRRLNTSAGILEVMGAPLTGTDLRAFVMSGGGITLKNFQPSLRSKRCFLIFPIQGSERKGLVSVEVKKKKGQYDMKLLAVDIPMASGPDQRLFLIGDEEEYRIGGGLISELRDPVVRAMAATKEFEDRDEMEDEEDAARELEEAERKRRQEIEKLEKNETQ; via the exons ATGGCAAAATCTTCTTCGTCTAGATTTGTTTTCAGGTATTTTCATCATATTGCATCGAAGTTAGCTCCAGGTAATCCCACTACCAGTGGTATTTCCAATTTCATCACAAAAAACCCTAAAACAATCCAGAACCCTGCTTTTTCTACTTGGTCATCAAATTCTTACAGAGCCTATATTTCATCCTCACCCACGTTTACGAAATTATACGGAAATCTAGACCCAGATGTCAGATTATTGCTGAACAGAAGTAATTTGGGGTTTAGGTTCTTTTCATCGAAGAATTATGAGACGGGCTCGAAAAAAATTACGGAAAAAGTGAGAAACCCTGGGGCGACTGTTAAGAAGGCGGTTACACGCTATAGGGAGGCGGGGAGGCTTCAAATCGAGGCATTTTGGAAGAGAAATTATCTGGTGATACTGGGTGCTGCTGGGCTGGTGGTGTGCATTTTGCTGTGGAGGGTCTTGTTTGGGATTGCTAatatgtttattgggttttcTGAAGGCATGGCAAAGTATGGATTTCTAGCTCTTTCATCGGCTATCGTGGCATTCGCG GGCTTGTATGTTCGTGCAAGATTCACGGTTAATCCAGATACAGTTTACAGAATGGCAATGAGGAGATTAAATACATCCGCTGGAATCCTCGAGGTCATGGGTGCCCCACTCACTGGAACTGATTTGCGAGCCTTTGTGATGTCGGGTGGGGGTATAACACTGAAGAATTTCCAGCCAAGCTTAAGGAGCAAAAGATGTTTTCTTATTTTCCCTATACAGGGTTCGGAAAGGAAAGGTTTGGTCAGTGTTGAAGTCAAGAAGAAAAAAGGCCAG TATGATATGAAGTTATTGGCGGTGGATATTCCAATGGCAAGTGGACCTGATCAACGGCTGTTCTTGATTGGGGATGAAGAAGAGTATCGGATCGGTGGCGGTTTGATTTCTGAACTACGAGATCCTGTTGTCAGAGCAATGGCAGCAACTAAGGAGTTTGAAGATCGTGATGAAATGGAGGACGAGGAGGATGCTGCAAGGGAACTTGAAGAAGCAGAAAGAAAACGTCGCCAAGAAATTGAAAAGCTGGAAAAAAATGAGACCCAGTAG
- the LOC140819643 gene encoding uncharacterized protein isoform X2: protein MAKSSSSRFVFRFFSSKNYETGSKKITEKVRNPGATVKKAVTRYREAGRLQIEAFWKRNYLVILGAAGLVVCILLWRVLFGIANMFIGFSEGMAKYGFLALSSAIVAFAGLYVRARFTVNPDTVYRMAMRRLNTSAGILEVMGAPLTGTDLRAFVMSGGGITLKNFQPSLRSKRCFLIFPIQGSERKGLVSVEVKKKKGQYDMKLLAVDIPMASGPDQRLFLIGDEEEYRIGGGLISELRDPVVRAMAATKEFEDRDEMEDEEDAARELEEAERKRRQEIEKLEKNETQ, encoded by the exons ATGGCAAAATCTTCTTCGTCTAGATTTGTTTTCAG GTTCTTTTCATCGAAGAATTATGAGACGGGCTCGAAAAAAATTACGGAAAAAGTGAGAAACCCTGGGGCGACTGTTAAGAAGGCGGTTACACGCTATAGGGAGGCGGGGAGGCTTCAAATCGAGGCATTTTGGAAGAGAAATTATCTGGTGATACTGGGTGCTGCTGGGCTGGTGGTGTGCATTTTGCTGTGGAGGGTCTTGTTTGGGATTGCTAatatgtttattgggttttcTGAAGGCATGGCAAAGTATGGATTTCTAGCTCTTTCATCGGCTATCGTGGCATTCGCG GGCTTGTATGTTCGTGCAAGATTCACGGTTAATCCAGATACAGTTTACAGAATGGCAATGAGGAGATTAAATACATCCGCTGGAATCCTCGAGGTCATGGGTGCCCCACTCACTGGAACTGATTTGCGAGCCTTTGTGATGTCGGGTGGGGGTATAACACTGAAGAATTTCCAGCCAAGCTTAAGGAGCAAAAGATGTTTTCTTATTTTCCCTATACAGGGTTCGGAAAGGAAAGGTTTGGTCAGTGTTGAAGTCAAGAAGAAAAAAGGCCAG TATGATATGAAGTTATTGGCGGTGGATATTCCAATGGCAAGTGGACCTGATCAACGGCTGTTCTTGATTGGGGATGAAGAAGAGTATCGGATCGGTGGCGGTTTGATTTCTGAACTACGAGATCCTGTTGTCAGAGCAATGGCAGCAACTAAGGAGTTTGAAGATCGTGATGAAATGGAGGACGAGGAGGATGCTGCAAGGGAACTTGAAGAAGCAGAAAGAAAACGTCGCCAAGAAATTGAAAAGCTGGAAAAAAATGAGACCCAGTAG
- the LOC140819655 gene encoding WRKY DNA-binding transcription factor 70-like, whose translation MGNSSENLNAIEKRLVEELTEGRESALQLQALLRKLANLKEYSGQEQLAMKILRSFTEGLSMVASGSTAASSQIDSVDSAGGGGSASPGGRKKKKKTLLKDRRGCYKRTRTSDSWTRISPTTDDGREWRKYGQKDILNSKHPRCYYRCTHKHQGCKATKQVQKIKEEPLILYQTTYFNQHTCADTLAQLPHELILESDPPESNLLSFGPTPNPVKISSSEEDKHMVCFPPSKSSENPSTWPDTWSPRILVSDDDLEEAVSGLYSCASMTGSQHGIDMEVNQLSDIDFYQI comes from the exons ATGGGAAACTCAAGTGAAAATTTGAATGCAATAGAGAAAAGATTAGTGGAAGAGCTAACAGAAGGCAGGGAAAGTGCACTCCAACTCCAAGCCCTTCTGCGTAAGCTTGCTAATCTTAAAGAGTACTCGGGTCAAGAACAGCTCGCCATGAAAATCTTGAGATCTTTCACTGAGGGCCTCTCAATGGTGGCTTCTGGCAGTACCGCTGCCTCATCCCAGATCGACTCCGTTGACTCTGCTGGAGGTGGTGGTTCAGCGTCTCCCGGCgggaggaagaagaagaagaagacgcTGCTCAAAGATCGGAGGGGCTGCTACAAAAGAAC AAGAACCTCAGATTCATGGACAAGGATATCTCCCACGACAGATGATGGGCGTGAATGGAGAAAATATGGTCAGAAAGATATTTTGAACAGTAAACATCCGAG ATGTTATTACAGGTGCACACACAAGCATCAGGGATGCAAAGCCACAAAACAAGTTCAGAAAATCAAAGAGGAACCATTAATCCTTTACCAAACCACTTACTTTAACCAGCACACCTGTGCGGATACACTGGCTCAACTTCCACACGAACTCATCCTTGAATCAGACCCCCCCGAATCAAATCTACTCAGTTTTGGACCAACTCCAAACCCTGTGAAAATTTCGTCGTCCGAGGAAGACAAACATATGGTTTGTTTCCCTCCTTCGAAATCATCTGAGAATCCCAGCACGTGGCCGGATACATGGTCTCCAAGAATATTAGTCTCTGATGATGACCTAGAAGAAGCGGTTTCGGGCCTTTATTCGTGTGCATCAATGACTGGTTCGCAGCATGGGATCGATATGGAGGTTAATCAACTAAGTGATATAGACTTCTATCAGATATAA
- the LOC140819665 gene encoding WRKY DNA-binding transcription factor 70-like — translation MRKLNQNLRAIERRLMEELLAGRNSAIELQTLLHNSVKDEGSTSSEELAMKILRSFTNGISIASSCTAVLSAQLSAVDCGGGGGLTSSGEGTKKVVKDKRGCYKRKRTSDSWIKESPTVEDGCAWRKYGQKHILHSNYPRCYYRCTHKSQGCKAKKQVQKIKEDPLYQITYFSHHTCTDRQMMVPQHIVEPDPIESNLLSFQGSNYNHSPKPANVSLLKQEFEAVDTQIVGFPYAKSSVNTSSWNGIIGSGSSGCKQVLSETIPVAVDDLEEEASGLYSCASMNSFHGLEMEVDQLGDIDFEQW, via the exons ATGAGGAAATTAAACCAAAATTTACGTGCTATAGAGAGAAGATTGATGGAAGAGTTATTAGCAGGCAGAAATAGTGCAATCGAACTCCAAACCCTTCTGCATAATTCTGTCAAAGATGAAGGGTCGACCTCAAGTGAAGAACTTGCCATGAAAATCTTGAGATCTTTCACCAACGGTATTTCGATCGCGAGCTCGTGCACCGCCGTCTTATCGGCTCAGCTCTCCGCCGTTGACTGTGGCGGAGGCGGCGGCTTGACCAGTTCCGGCGAGGGGACGAAGAAAGTGGTCAAAGACAAGAGGGGTTGTTACAAGAGAAA AAGGACCTCTGATTCATGGATAAAAGAGTCCCCTACGGTAGAAGATGGATGTGCATGGAGAAAATATGGCCAAAAACATATCTTGCACTCCAACTATCCAAG ATGCTATTATAGATGCACACACAAGTCTCAAGGCTGCAAAGCTAAAAAACAAGTCCAAAAAATAAAGGAGGATCCATTGTATCAGATCACGTACTTCAGTCATCACACTTGCACTGACAGGCAGATGATGGTTCCACAGCACATCGTCGAACCGGACCCGATTGAATCCAATCTACTCAGTTTTCAAGGAAGTAATTATAACCACTCCCCAAAACCTGCCAATGTTTCTTTGCTGAAACAAGAATTCGAGGCCGTAGACACACAAATTGTTGGTTTCCCTTACGCAAAATCATCTGTAAACACGAGCTCATGGAATGGAATTATCGGGTCGGGTTCCAGTGGATGTAAACAGGTATTGTCGGAGACAATACCCGTCGCTGTTGATGATCTAGAGGAAGAGGCTTCAGGGTTATATTCGTGTGCATCGATGAATAGTTTTCATGGGCTTGAAATGGAAGTTGATCAGCTTGGTGACATAGACTTTGAACAATGGTAA